The genomic DNA CTTATTGCTGTCATCACCTTGTGTATCTTGTAGCCTACATAATATTTTTGCCAACACCTGATGGTGTTTTGACACGATGATATTATAATGCCATTTCTCGGCTGCTTGTAGAAATGTTTGGGTGCGATCAAGTGAAGAGCAGATTCAGCCTCCGTCACTTGAAAACCCATTTAAAATGGCAAACAATGTTTTCTGTCTAACCTGTCTCATGAGAAATTCTCCTGAGCCCACAGCAGGCTCTACAAAGAAGCTGCAAAAGACACCAGTGTGATGCTGTTATTTCCACCAGGttttttgtataattattaTCCAGGTTTCTGAGTATGGCAACTGGAAAGAAATATCAGTCCACAGGAATTAAAAATTAGATAGTCATACTCTCACAACAACATTTGAGCCTCTTCATTGCTTCCACTTTAGTCGTACTCTAAGATAAAGACCTTTAGACGCCACAGGGATGATGAGACGGGATGCACCGATGGGACGTTTTTAGTCCTGATATAGATACCTTGGGATTTATCAGCCGGTAACGAGGGCCAATCCGACACAAGTGTTTGATAAATGAGCTGTATGCCCATAGTTTATGGTTTACGTTATAAGGCTTTGAGTTCGGCAAGTAAGCCGTTCGCTATCTTGGCGTTTTGCAACCAGTGATTGGAAGTTACCGTATTTGGACTGAGGaatagtgacgtagagatgcaGGATATcgctctggtagagacctgtcaatcacaaggcagccccgccctaaagcatcccctgctttatggtctgtttgactctaaatggagcatcatttactaaatgaacatcatgctgtattgaagaagacttgaaactagagattgagaccataaactcatgtttacaatgtttactgagggaataaatcaagagagaagtagagtcattttctcatagacttctatacaaccagaggagtcgccccctggtggacaggagagagaatgcagctttaaagacacttctgcattggcttcaacCAGCAGAACCGGAGACcgggatctttttttttatgtgtaaagcaacatcaggcttgactaaAACAATGCTACCATTGTAAAACAGTttgtaatatattaataaataaataggtttTCTACATTTCTACACCAGCAACTTGTTAAAATGACGTTTAAAATAACAGGAATTACAATCCAAGTGTTaacctttttactgcagcaaCAAAATGATCGAAACCTAAAAGGACAGTTTATAATGCATATCATTTTATAAACATGTATCTGAGCATCCCTGCTGAAGAGTGCAGCCCACGAGAAACTCGCAATCTGTAAACTCTTCAAGGAAAATCACTTTTCATCCTTCTGAGCTCTTACAAGAACGCGACCTGCTGTTTCATCCACAGTGAAACCCTCTTCACTCCGCCGTCAGAGGAGGCAGGAATACTACAAGTATGTCCGTCGCCACCGATCCTCCTCTCCACAATCAGGCTGAGGGTGATGAGAACCACTATTAACCGGCCGCAGGCTTCCAGCGAGGCTTAACCTTCACGCTGAGAGACCTTGGCTATGTAGATTTAACTGCAGCGCTGTCACATCCGTCAGCTCAGGCGCAGGCGAAGATGATGGCATTCCACAAACTACACAGATCACTGAGCGtcaacagaaacaaatcaaaacatccCGGTGCTGAAAGAGCAGACGGTGAAAGCAAACACTTATGACAGCAAACACTACAGTGGTGATGATGAAAACAGTCAGTCTTTTACAAGTGGTGGCAATGGAAATACCTGCAGTGAGGTCACATAAAGCTGGTATTCTCTAATGCAGCAGTGTTTTATGTGTACTTTTccaaaagaaaatactgaattCCACTTACTAGGTTAGCACTTGGTTGGTTATGGTATTCAGTGCTATGGACATATTTAGGCTAACACTCAGAGTGTTGAGGTTTGATACCCAGCCCATGCTTAAACTAATATAAACACCGAAACAAAACAGCTCTTGTATAGTTTCTGTtcttatttcagttttaaaaacctcttattgtttttacttagtactttatgtttgtatttgtacatattctgtctttgtgttgttgcaAAACCACATTTCTCCTCTGGGAATTCAAGAATGAGGAACCACTGTTACAGAAAGTGTTTTTCCTCACTGTAAATTcccatttaaatgtctttaatgcaACATATCCTTAGCATTCCTCAACATTGAAGTAAGGGAGTATCCTAAATACCTCGgttgtttggttgtttggttgtttggttgtttggttgTCTTGGAGGAGCAAATAAGATCATTTGGAAACAAAATGATGCAACATACTGTAGATCCTGAACATATCCAAGATGACCCAAACCTGACCTCTAAACCCACTCTACTCTAGCAGCCTGAATATCTGGACCTTTGGCTAGAGCCAATGAAAGCAGGAGACTTTGGTTTGAGGAAAACCTGGTGGAGCGGTAGTCTGTGACTGGGTTAATGTGTTGCATTTGCGAGATGGACCAAAGTTGTTGTTGCAACCAGGGTGATGAATGTTTGCGTgattaaatattatacataacACTGTGACTGATGTAAATAACATGTCTGTACCTGTAACATGTCTGTACAGTGAGGCAGAATGAAGACGAGTGAAGACATTTCAGTGGTGAATAGAGGAATTGTTTCACATGTTTTGTGCCATTTGATTGGTTCTTCTGATCGACCTTTTAATTGACCACCCATTAAAGTATTTAGAACGAATATTGGCTGATtctattcaatttatttttatagcccaatatcacaaatcagcCTCAGATGGCTTCACAATCTACATCctacatacgacatcctctctccgtggcaaaatgaaaaaactaccccaaaaaaaccttttacCAAGGAATACATTTCTTTGATTGATCAGATCTCCTGAAACTCCTCCTCCCACTTCTCAACTTCACTGTGGATGTgtgaaacataaatacatataaacaaaaatctGCCCCAACAAGTCAACCAGCAGCTGAAAAAGAGAATATGGGAGAGAAAGTGTGGAAAATGTAACCATGCATTTCCATCAGACTTGATCTATGGCAGTCTTTTAGCTACTTTCCCATTCCATCTACtctaatgctgcattcatgctTTCCAAGCATAGATGTTGAGGCATTTCTTCCTGTTGTTACACACAGCTGGGAAGACTGAACACGCCTAAAGAGGAAGCTGACACCCGTTGTGCTCTCGCTCAGCACAACTTATCGCTCACAAAAGGAAATCAGATCGGTAAAGTAAGGTTAACGGAGCACAGCAGTGTTATTGGCCGTTGACCGCTGATTGTGAAACTTGCAACCATGGCAACACTTTTAACCTCTGTTCACTCAGTTCAGTATGAAAATGAATGGACCTTTAGTGATTTATCGCGTAGGTTTCCTGCTGTGTGAACACATAAAAAGAGCAGATGTacggaggtggaggaggtcaTGTATAAACGGTCAGGGGTGTATGAAGGTGGAGCTCAGGGAAGATTTACCTCGGCAGCAGCAAAGAACCAACGACAAGTcctgtgaatgaatgtgaatgaatgtgaatgaatgtgaatgaatgtgaatgaatgtgaatgaatgtaGGATCCACCTGCAGACGTCCAGCGCTACTCTCCTGGATTGTGAAATGGGAATTGATTGATCAGAGTGGTGTTAAAGAGAGCCTATAGAGAGGAGTTGTATATGTTGTCAGAATTCCATTCTTGGCCTTGGgaaccaaaaaaagaataaaatacacTTGATTACAACAgcaaatgcattaaaaaaaggatatactttatatttagcAACGTACTGTATTTCACTTAATTCTTTGTTGGAAATTTATGTAAATTGCACCAAATATCTTCAGTAGACAAACCCATTAGACTTGTAACTAACAAACAATgccacctgtaaacacacacacacacacacacacacacacacacacacacacacacacacacacacacacacacacacacacacctacaagGATTAATGGAAAGCCACATTTTTTGGTTGGATTCAATTGGAAAGATGCAGCCGGTGGCTCAGTTTGATAAGAAGCTATGAAACAGCAACTGAAATTCGGAATTGGCAAAACATCTTAAGAATAGTCTGGAACCTTATGCAAGCTCTGTTTCTTTATTGCGTTCACCCAGCTGCAGTTTTTCTTGGCGCTACAGACGTCCCTTGACTTAATTGTTTATTACATCGGATGGTAGTTGTGAGAATAAATTGCACCTTGTTTCTTGCAGCTTAGATAAACTGCTGGATTCAGGCCTGTATACTGGAGAGATAACGGAGCTGTCAGGAGGCCCGGGAAGTGGCAAATCTCAGGTGAGcttttcccccccctctccaccACTGATAATTTCAGCCTCATAAATTCCCTCTTTTTTAAAATTCCCCCTTCGACTATAGAATACGAAGTTGTACTCCGGCTGAAATCATTCTTTTCTGCGTTTAGCTAACACAAATGACCCGTGCTATCTCCAGCTATTCCCTGCGTGCTCGTCTTGTCTCTTCTAGGTGTGTTTCGGTGTCGCGGTGCACATTTCCTACCAACTCAAACAGAGCGTTATATTTATCGATACGACGGGAGGCCTGACTGCCGGCCGCCTGCTTCAGATGCTGCAAGCGGAAACGAGCAACACAGAAGAGCAGGTGAGCTGACGGAGGGTTGAGATTAATAACAATATCACACGATGAGTAATGAAACACAAGGTGAGACAGTCTGTCGTTTCACAGATGGAGGCTCTGCAGAGGATCCACGTCTTCCGTTTGTTCGACGTCTTCTCTCTCCTCGACTGTCTGTACGGCCTTCGCGGTGGCAGGCTTCAGCAGGTTTGTTTTCTTACCCCACTTTTGCTTAAAATATACCAACGCTCCCGTTGTACCTGTGGGAACATACGAGGGAGACAGATCAAATTTTCTGTAATctcattttgtcacatttggtGTTAGGCGTCTGTCGGCGGCGGCTCCGTCAAGGCGGTGATCGTGGACTCGGTGTCAGCCGTTATCTCTCCTCTACTGGGAGGCAAACAGAATGAAGGTGATATCTCTTTCTGCGTGTCCATCACGGTGCTTCATCGTACCTGAGGCTGTGTTTACACCTGAGCCTGTGaactctaaaaataaataataaataagattaaTATCACAACAGGGTCCCCAACACATTTGCAAGCGTGACATGTAAGGAAGTCCTAGTCACGAGAAAGTGTGAAAATAACACGGAATCGTTTGTCACGTTACATTCAACTTAAATCTCACCTCTTGTCAAAATAGTTGAAGTTCTTAATCCAAGTGAATTTAATTCAACTGTATAGCTTAATATTGGTTTATAAAAACTGAGATCTGATTAAACCTAAAATAAACCAGCCAACCTTTAGAATGAAATTACAAAAAGCAAACGATGTAGTTAAACTTTATCTGAAAATAATCACTGTACAAAAATAGCTGACTTGCTGATTCTTTGAGGTATTTTGTTAAATCTTATAGACCCTTTTAGAAAACACTGGTTTATGTGGAACAAGATGTATTATTCATTTCACGCACCAGAAACCTCAGTTTGAGCTCTGAGAAGTTAGATTACAGAAAGACGTAGTTCATTCCCCTTGAAGCAGTTTGTTGTTCTCCACACCTGAGCAGGTCTGGTCGAAGAGAAAACCAACAAAAGacaaatggaaacaaatcactggaaacaaatcaataaaacaaaagcacgGCAGACAAATTGGCGGTTAAATAGCAGGAGAGTTAAGTCGGTTCATCAGGTCATTTAGTAGTCGGTGAATCATAAATTTAGAAGTATTGTCAGGACATAAAGAAAGAATCCTTTCAGTATATGTGGGTGGTTGTTAGGGCTGCTTGATTATAGCAAAAATCATTATCACAATATTTTCGTGAATATTGCCATCACgattattaaacattattactCATTGACTTTGGAAactcttaaaaagaaaatgttaaacattttacagttaaacGCGTGGATCTGGTGCCCTTGGGAAGCAAAAGTAAAAGCTAGAACCTTGAGCTcgataaaacatttaataggAAACATATCGCTCAGAAGTGCACTGCTGGAAAGAAAAGGGTGCGCTGGATTTATAACACAAGACAAAATGAGAGCGTCAATTGTCTTTCTGCAACATTTCTATAACGACCTCACAACTGTttgattaaaaatgcaaaatccTTCTCGGTGCGTCAAAGTCTGTGACGTCAAACGTTTTCCAACTCTGCCTTTGCCACACTTCAAACCGGTGAGGGGTGCGAAGACAAAAGCACAAATACAGCAAGCGCTCATGGGAAACAACAAGAAACTGTCCACACTCTGGCAGGAAACATGCTCGCTCAAGGATTCAAGGACGATTCATTGTTGTGAcgcaacacagggttgcacaaagAAATCCAGCTGCTACCCAAGAAAAACATAAcggaacaaaacagaaagtcaAGTACATTCCTGTGCAGTTTTCAATTTGTAACAGTGGCACCAACACAATTTTTCTTACCATAAAAGATTCAACATCAGAGAAACACAGTTATTTGcttgtgtttgagcaccaagcatcatgatgtaaacacaagGTCCACCTCCTCCTCGTGTCCCTgcggagtcctgctctctgtcccgAGGTCGGCcttcaagtgcagcttgatcttGCATGCAACAATGGAGCCAGGTGTCCGTAAAGACGTGGGTACAGCACACACAGACCTCCTGTTGCTGGGTTAGCCGGAATTTAAtggagtcatatttaaaaaaaaaagcttatcgAGAAAATAGGTTTTCAGCAAATGTCCCAAAAACTATATTTGTAGCCTGACTGTTGAAATGCTTGGAACGTACCATGGAAAGACATTGTATATTCTGTACATGAACACACCTTCCTCTGCCTCCAGGCATGTCCTTGATGATACAAGTGGCGGGAGTTCTTAAGACAATGGCGAAGGACTTCAACGTGGCTGCTTTGGTAAGGACGGCACAGTCCTTGACATGTGCTACTCTGAATGCAAAATGTGTCTCCAGAGTCGATCTGAACTCTGAACAAACCCGTTCACTCCCAGacctgaaatgaaaacaaaactttgctttttttctcacatttgttCGGGTAAGaaaattagattagattaaaacaaaaagttactAATTACTGACagttaaatgtgtaaaaaaaaccaaaatcaaTTTGTTAGTTCAGGTGTATTACTGGAGATtataattatgtaaaatatgaacTAATCACATTAGCATGCACCAAAGAAAATCTGCCTTCAACTCAAGCCATTGAGTTATTTGAAGTGAGATAAAGATCATTTGATCGTGTGTTTGATGGCTCCCTTTGATTAAAAGTGGGACAATatggctgtttttgtttttttttctcttccaaagTGTGAACTATCTCTCTGAGCTACACTGAACCATAAACCACAGTGCTAAAAACAGAAGACTGAACCTGATGGTTTCTGCTCCTGCAGGTCACAAACCACGTCACCAGGAGTGGCAGCGGGGAGGTGCAGCCGGGCCTCGGTGCGTCCTGGAGCCACATCCCCAGAACCAGAATCCTACTGGAGCGGGTAGAGAGCACCGCGGACATCAGCCACTCAGGTGTTCGCTCTGCAACGCTCATCAAGTCCTCCAGACGGGTACCACCAGAAGCACGGCTTTGTTAATGCAATGATTTGGGGATtaggtcgtcgccatcttggcttttttgaaaccaatgaacggaagtgaccgtaaatggaatgcagaggagtgacgtacaGACATAGGATACGGCTCTGGTAgaggcctgtcaatcacaaggtagccccgccctaaagcatcccctgctttatggtctgtttgactctaaatggagcatcatttactaaatgaacatcatgctgtattgaagaagacttgaaactagagattgagaccataaactcatgtttacaatgtttactgagggaataaatcaagagagaagtagagtcattttctcatagacttctatacaaccagaggagtcgccccctggtggacaggagagagaatgcagctttaagacacttctgcatcatCTTCACTCTGGAGAAGCGGAGGTTGCAGACTgattctgttgagagacaaatGCAAAAAGGTCTTGGTGAAACAGAGACTTTGAAGTTGTGTTTGTTCTCGTAAGACAGGTCTGGTGTGATAAAGAAGCAAATGGAAACATTTGTAGGGGAGTATTCTGCATTTACCTGTTCTTTATTTgtcaaaagacaaaagcaattTTAGTGTCATGCGTGGACACACGTCCATCTATGAGGTGAGACCAAACGTTAACCACAAGTAGAGCTGTGCTGGACCACCATGGAGCTTTAGAACCTGTAATAGGACTCTTGTTTGTGCAGTAGAACGGACAGTAGAAGCCTCTGATTAAGACAAATACATGAGTGGACATGTAGTGAGTATTAATGACAAGAAGACTAAATTGCCTTTATTTCTGAATACTGTTCCACAGTCTGAGTTACTTTTCCCCCTTCCCATAAATAACTGTCAAAAGAGGCATTAATTATACATGTTGTGTTCTGGAGTTACAAACGAGGTCTGTCAGACGATACAAAGGAGCACTCTGATGAAGCCCATTCAGAACGTACATagacaaaatgaatgttttatacATCTGGTAAATCAACAGTGTCGTCTGCTTTGCTTCTCAGCCGTGTCACCTCAAAGAGGAGTTTGACTTGCAGGGGGGGGGTCGCTCTAAAGGAGCGTCAGGGAAGAGAAGACGGGACCAGACCGATTCCTGATGAGCGCCGCCGACGGATCCTAACCGAAGGTGCGTGAATGATTCTGCTGTTTGAagtttatgatttttctttattttattttagactACACAGCACAAA from Anoplopoma fimbria isolate UVic2021 breed Golden Eagle Sablefish chromosome 24, Afim_UVic_2022, whole genome shotgun sequence includes the following:
- the rad51d gene encoding DNA repair protein RAD51 homolog 4; translated protein: MVVLREGMCPGLDEGLVRDLRAAGIKTVEDVVSSDCEELAQRCTVSYKALFAIRRVLLAQHAAFPVSGADLYEELLSSTSILSTGNPSLDKLLDSGLYTGEITELSGGPGSGKSQVCFGVAVHISYQLKQSVIFIDTTGGLTAGRLLQMLQAETSNTEEQMEALQRIHVFRLFDVFSLLDCLYGLRGGRLQQASVGGGSVKAVIVDSVSAVISPLLGGKQNEGMSLMIQVAGVLKTMAKDFNVAALVTNHVTRSGSGEVQPGLGASWSHIPRTRILLERVESTADISHSGVRSATLIKSSRRPCHLKEEFDLQGGGRSKGASGKRRRDQTDS